A window of the Acidimicrobiales bacterium genome harbors these coding sequences:
- a CDS encoding GNAT family N-acetyltransferase has product MSEGARRASVDDLAAITTVLETVVPEVAEQRGGATFLVAEGAALQPLAEALDDPDSVVLVGTYDDVVLGVATMRFVERADGRTAGKIERLVVDADARASGIGEAMMNELLEACEARGCAEIESVALPGDRHTKNFFESFGLKARMLTVARSLSDRSAKSLSDPSTEGPASR; this is encoded by the coding sequence ATGAGCGAGGGCGCTCGTCGGGCGAGTGTCGATGATCTCGCGGCGATCACGACGGTGCTCGAGACCGTGGTGCCCGAGGTCGCCGAGCAACGGGGTGGTGCGACGTTCCTGGTCGCCGAGGGCGCGGCGCTGCAACCCCTGGCCGAGGCCCTGGACGATCCGGATTCGGTCGTGCTGGTCGGCACTTACGACGACGTCGTCCTCGGTGTGGCAACGATGCGCTTCGTGGAACGAGCCGACGGCCGGACGGCTGGGAAGATCGAGCGTCTGGTCGTCGACGCGGATGCACGAGCCTCGGGCATCGGCGAGGCGATGATGAACGAGCTGCTCGAGGCGTGCGAGGCCCGGGGATGCGCCGAGATCGAGTCGGTCGCGCTCCCCGGGGATCGTCACACGAAGAACTTCTTCGAGTCGTTCGGGCTCAAAGCCCGGATGCTCACGGTGGCACGGTCGCTGAGCGACCGTTCTGCCAAGTCGCTCAGCGACCCTTCCACTGAGGGGCCCGCTTCTCGATGA
- a CDS encoding LysM peptidoglycan-binding domain-containing protein, which yields MALPLMVRRITVSAFALGLATTGVLALPAAAAASDDGSTYTVGEGDTLSHVALRTNTSIEDLRDLNGLGNVDRIYVGQRLVVSVPTITYTVADGDTLSALAVKWGTTTTELVALNGLVNDDRIRVGQQLQIPATSLAAVIDTIDLDRYPNLPERIRQRPERLALIPVFERWAAANDLPVDLLMATAWHESGWNQEALSSAGAVGVGQLMPVTAEWIGASLIGQPALDRFEVEDNIRMSARYLDWLLDRNDGDVRLSLGGYFQGPTSVSNGEWLDATEQYVANVMAQRALFTDSTD from the coding sequence ATGGCTCTTCCATTGATGGTTCGACGCATCACTGTCTCGGCATTTGCCTTGGGCTTGGCGACGACGGGTGTGTTGGCACTCCCGGCGGCGGCAGCCGCGAGTGACGACGGCTCGACCTATACCGTCGGCGAAGGCGACACCCTGTCACACGTCGCGCTTCGCACCAACACCTCCATCGAGGATCTGCGAGATCTGAACGGACTCGGGAACGTCGACCGGATCTACGTCGGCCAACGTCTCGTCGTGTCGGTTCCGACGATCACCTACACCGTGGCCGATGGCGACACGCTGTCGGCGCTTGCGGTGAAGTGGGGCACCACTACCACCGAACTCGTGGCCTTGAATGGGTTGGTCAACGACGATCGCATCCGAGTCGGGCAGCAGCTCCAGATTCCCGCCACTTCGTTGGCTGCGGTCATCGACACCATCGATCTCGATCGGTATCCGAACCTCCCCGAGCGCATCCGGCAGCGGCCGGAGCGACTTGCCCTGATCCCCGTCTTCGAGCGGTGGGCGGCGGCCAACGATCTGCCGGTCGATCTCCTCATGGCCACGGCCTGGCACGAGTCCGGCTGGAACCAGGAGGCGCTCTCGAGCGCCGGTGCGGTCGGCGTCGGGCAGTTGATGCCGGTGACCGCCGAATGGATCGGTGCCAGCCTGATCGGCCAGCCAGCGCTCGATCGTTTCGAGGTCGAGGACAACATCCGCATGAGCGCTCGCTACCTCGACTGGCTCCTGGATCGCAACGACGGCGACGTTCGGCTCTCGCTCGGCGGGTATTTCCAGGGGCCGACCTCGGTCAGCAACGGCGAGTGGCTCGACGCCACCGAGCAGTATGTCGCAAACGTGATGGCACAACGAGCGCTCTTCACCGACAGCACGGACTGA
- a CDS encoding crotonase/enoyl-CoA hydratase family protein, producing MIDFTVSDHIGFITINRPDARNAVNGPVAQGIEAALDEIESNDDIWVGIITGAGPVFCAGADLKAVSTGTGAQMSTERGGFGGIVRRARTKPLIAAVDGPALAGGTEIVLSCDLVVASSNARFGVPEVKRSLAAAAGGLFRLPVALPRNVATELILTGDPISAERAHHFGMVNVLCEPGQALAEATTLAERITVNAPLAVRESLGVMKGSVGLDDDAAFALSGKAMGRLAKTEDYAEGPLAFIEKRAPQWKGR from the coding sequence ATGATCGACTTCACGGTTTCCGACCACATCGGCTTCATCACCATCAATCGTCCCGACGCCCGAAACGCCGTCAACGGCCCCGTCGCCCAGGGCATCGAGGCAGCGCTCGACGAGATCGAATCGAACGACGACATCTGGGTCGGCATCATCACCGGTGCCGGCCCAGTGTTCTGCGCGGGGGCGGATCTGAAGGCGGTTTCGACTGGAACGGGCGCCCAGATGAGCACGGAACGGGGAGGTTTCGGGGGCATCGTTCGGCGGGCTCGCACCAAGCCGCTGATTGCCGCGGTCGACGGACCGGCGCTCGCCGGCGGAACCGAGATCGTGCTGTCGTGTGATCTCGTGGTGGCCTCGTCGAACGCTCGCTTCGGAGTGCCCGAGGTGAAGCGATCGCTGGCCGCCGCCGCCGGTGGGCTCTTCCGCCTCCCCGTGGCCCTCCCCCGCAATGTTGCGACCGAACTGATCCTCACCGGTGATCCCATCTCGGCCGAACGGGCCCACCATTTCGGCATGGTGAACGTGCTGTGCGAACCCGGTCAGGCCCTGGCCGAGGCGACAACCCTCGCGGAGCGGATCACGGTCAACGCTCCGCTCGCCGTGCGTGAGAGCCTGGGGGTGATGAAGGGGTCGGTCGGTCTCGACGACGACGCCGCCTTCGCCCTGTCGGGCAAGGCCATGGGCCGTCTGGCGAAGACCGAGGACTATGCCGAAGGCCCGTTGGCCTTCATCGAGAAGCGGGCCCCTCAGTGGAAGGGTCGCTGA